A section of the Pseudomonas sp. FP453 genome encodes:
- a CDS encoding biotin-dependent carboxyltransferase family protein, whose translation MIKVLKPGLATSVQDLGREGYYHLGIPPSGALDQYALSAANHLVGNPPGAAGLECTLIGPELEFQQDALVALSGALMSPRLDGEVVHQDTAFQVRAGQVLRFEFPKAGARTYLAVAGGIDVPVVLGSRSTYTLGALGGFNGRRLQEGDVLPVGAASGTGRAGNSLPMALRRSVGGDVTLRVVPGLYYERLSEAAKGSFFAEPWTVGSEADRIGYRFKGGSALSFQPREQPFGAGSDPSNIVDSCYPIGSIQVPAGLEPIVLHRDAVSGGGYAMIGTVISADLDLIGQMQPNQRAGFVAVSLEEALEARRVYKKRMKAMAGLFNN comes from the coding sequence ATGATCAAGGTTCTCAAACCCGGCCTCGCCACCTCGGTGCAAGACCTTGGCCGCGAAGGTTATTACCATCTGGGCATCCCGCCTTCGGGGGCGTTGGACCAGTACGCGCTGAGCGCGGCCAACCACCTGGTGGGCAACCCGCCTGGCGCGGCCGGTCTGGAATGCACGTTGATCGGCCCCGAATTGGAGTTTCAACAGGATGCATTGGTGGCCCTCAGCGGCGCGTTGATGTCGCCGCGCCTGGACGGCGAAGTGGTGCATCAGGACACCGCGTTCCAGGTGCGTGCCGGGCAGGTATTGCGCTTTGAATTTCCCAAGGCCGGCGCGCGCACGTACCTGGCGGTGGCCGGTGGCATCGATGTGCCGGTGGTGCTGGGCAGTCGCTCGACTTACACCCTCGGTGCGCTCGGTGGGTTTAACGGGCGACGCTTGCAGGAAGGCGATGTGTTGCCGGTCGGCGCGGCGAGCGGCACGGGGCGCGCGGGCAATAGTTTGCCGATGGCCTTGCGCCGTTCGGTCGGCGGGGATGTGACCTTGCGCGTCGTGCCGGGGCTGTATTACGAGCGCTTAAGCGAGGCGGCCAAAGGCAGCTTTTTTGCCGAACCCTGGACCGTCGGTTCAGAAGCGGATCGCATCGGCTATCGCTTCAAGGGCGGTAGCGCGTTGAGCTTTCAGCCACGGGAACAGCCGTTTGGCGCGGGCTCGGATCCGTCGAACATTGTCGACAGTTGCTACCCGATCGGCTCGATCCAGGTGCCGGCGGGGCTGGAGCCGATTGTGCTGCATCGGGATGCGGTGTCGGGCGGTGGCTACGCGATGATCGGCACGGTGATCAGCGCCGACCTGGACTTGATCGGGCAGATGCAGCCGAACCAGCGGGCGGGGTTTGTGGCGGTGAGCCTGGAGGAGGCGCTGGAGGCGCGGCGGGTCTACAAAAAGCGGATGAAAGCGATGGCTGGACTCTTCAACAACTGA
- a CDS encoding allophanate hydrolase subunit 1, protein MAETTPIRYSFGGDEHLFAEVSDSMSLEAFFTGMAVTRAVERLALEGVLDVCLANASFQIRFDPDRIAPHVLLDAVQGAEAQAVAERTLHTRIIEIPVLYNDPWTHETLMRFRDRHQDPSGTDLEYAARINGLADVDAFIAAHSGAPWFVSMVGFVAGLPFMFQMVERERQLQVPKYLRPRTDTPKLTLGHGGCFGCIYSVRGAGGYQMFGVTPAPIYDPAQQLAYLKEHMVFFRPGDIVQFKPIDREAYDLAVAEVDAGRFDLRIRPVEFSLDAFLADPIGYPKTLQEALA, encoded by the coding sequence ATGGCTGAAACGACCCCCATCCGCTACAGCTTCGGCGGTGATGAACACCTGTTTGCCGAAGTCAGCGACAGCATGTCCCTGGAGGCCTTTTTCACAGGCATGGCGGTGACACGTGCGGTGGAGCGCCTGGCGCTGGAAGGCGTGCTGGATGTGTGCCTGGCCAATGCCTCGTTCCAGATCCGCTTCGACCCCGACCGCATCGCGCCCCACGTGCTGCTCGACGCGGTGCAAGGCGCCGAAGCCCAGGCCGTGGCCGAGCGCACCTTGCACACGCGCATCATCGAAATCCCGGTGCTGTACAACGACCCCTGGACCCACGAGACGCTGATGCGCTTTCGCGACCGCCATCAGGACCCCAGCGGCACCGACCTGGAGTACGCCGCGCGCATCAATGGCCTGGCCGATGTGGACGCGTTTATCGCCGCCCACAGTGGTGCGCCGTGGTTTGTGTCGATGGTGGGGTTTGTCGCGGGCTTGCCGTTCATGTTCCAGATGGTCGAGCGCGAGCGCCAGTTGCAGGTGCCCAAGTACCTGCGCCCGCGCACCGACACGCCAAAATTGACCCTCGGCCATGGCGGCTGCTTTGGCTGCATCTACTCGGTGCGCGGCGCCGGCGGCTACCAGATGTTCGGCGTGACGCCCGCACCGATCTACGACCCGGCGCAGCAGTTGGCGTACCTCAAGGAGCACATGGTGTTCTTTCGTCCCGGCGATATCGTGCAGTTCAAGCCGATTGATCGCGAGGCCTACGACCTGGCCGTCGCCGAGGTGGACGCAGGACGTTTCGACCTGCGCATCCGGCCGGTGGAATTTTCCCTCGACGCCTTTCTGGCCGACCCCATCGGCTACCCGAAAACCCTGCAGGAGGCGCTGGCATGA
- a CDS encoding 5-oxoprolinase subunit PxpA — MQAVDFNSDMGEGFGPWTIGDGVDAELMAYISSANIATGFHAGDPGTMRRTVERAKQLGVAIGAHPGFRDLVGFGRRHINAPAQELVDDILYQLGALREIARAQGMTLQHIKPHGALYMHLARDEEAARLLVQNLQIIEPTLLLYCMPNSVIWRVAKELGQPVVREFYADREYDLSGSIVFTRTVRALDPATVAARVLRACQTGLVRTVEGEDLFIEFDSICLHSDTPGALELVEATREALDQAGITVKTAE; from the coding sequence ATGCAGGCAGTGGATTTCAACTCGGACATGGGCGAAGGCTTCGGCCCCTGGACCATCGGCGATGGCGTTGACGCCGAACTGATGGCCTACATCAGCTCGGCCAATATCGCCACCGGCTTCCATGCCGGCGACCCCGGCACCATGCGCCGCACCGTCGAGCGCGCCAAGCAACTGGGCGTGGCCATCGGCGCGCATCCGGGCTTTCGCGACCTGGTGGGTTTTGGCCGTCGGCATATCAACGCTCCGGCCCAGGAACTGGTGGACGACATCCTCTACCAGCTCGGCGCCCTGCGGGAAATCGCCCGCGCCCAAGGCATGACCCTGCAACACATCAAGCCCCACGGCGCGCTCTACATGCACCTGGCCCGCGATGAAGAAGCCGCGCGCCTGTTGGTGCAAAACCTGCAAATCATCGAACCGACGCTGTTGCTGTACTGCATGCCCAACTCGGTGATCTGGCGCGTGGCCAAGGAGCTGGGGCAACCGGTGGTGCGCGAATTCTATGCGGATCGTGAGTACGATCTCAGCGGCTCAATCGTGTTTACCCGCACGGTGCGCGCGCTGGATCCTGCGACGGTCGCGGCGCGCGTCCTACGGGCTTGTCAGACCGGTTTGGTGCGCACTGTTGAAGGCGAAGACCTGTTTATCGAATTTGATTCCATCTGCCTGCACAGCGACACCCCGGGTGCCCTGGAGCTGGTGGAGGCCACCCGCGAAGCCCTGGACCAGGCTGGTATTACGGTTAAAACCGCAGAATAA
- a CDS encoding LysR family transcriptional regulator produces the protein MSLTLRQVRYFVATAEIGQISQAAIHLNISQSAVTTAIKELEAMLGVQLFVRSAQGMSLTDAGRHFLNRAYVIQRSVDDALNSPLPDYRASGELRVAASYTVLGYFLPHHLQRMEHWHPDVHIKVFEQERQAIEQGLLDGQFDMAVVLTANLTHADITSEILFNSERRLWLPSHHPLCERDAVSLADVARQPYILLTVDEAEHSAMRYWEQAGQTPQVRLRTSSVEAVRSMVANGSGVAILSDLVHRPWSLEGKRIETLTVTDPVTPMSVGLAWHRERAFTPAMQAFRDYFHDAFLAPQQLSARR, from the coding sequence ATGTCCCTGACCTTGCGCCAAGTCCGCTACTTCGTCGCCACCGCCGAGATCGGCCAGATCTCCCAGGCGGCGATTCACCTGAACATTTCCCAGTCAGCGGTGACCACCGCAATCAAGGAGCTGGAAGCCATGCTCGGCGTGCAACTGTTCGTGCGCTCGGCCCAGGGCATGAGCCTGACCGACGCCGGGCGGCATTTTCTCAACCGTGCCTATGTGATCCAACGCAGCGTGGACGACGCCCTGAACAGCCCGTTGCCCGACTACCGCGCCAGCGGCGAACTGCGGGTGGCGGCCAGCTACACGGTGCTCGGTTACTTCCTGCCCCACCACTTGCAACGCATGGAACACTGGCACCCGGACGTACATATCAAGGTGTTCGAGCAGGAACGCCAGGCCATCGAGCAAGGCCTGCTGGACGGTCAATTCGACATGGCCGTAGTGCTCACCGCCAACCTGACCCACGCGGATATCACCTCGGAGATCCTGTTCAACTCGGAACGCCGCCTCTGGCTGCCCAGCCATCACCCGCTGTGCGAGCGCGACGCCGTGAGCCTGGCGGACGTGGCGCGGCAGCCCTATATCCTGCTCACCGTCGACGAGGCCGAACACAGCGCCATGCGCTACTGGGAACAGGCCGGGCAAACGCCCCAGGTACGCCTGCGCACCAGTTCGGTGGAAGCCGTGCGCAGCATGGTCGCCAACGGCAGCGGCGTGGCGATTCTGTCGGACCTGGTGCACCGGCCCTGGTCGCTGGAAGGCAAACGCATCGAAACGCTGACCGTCACCGACCCCGTCACCCCCATGAGCGTCGGCCTGGCCTGGCATCGCGAGCGCGCATTCACCCCGGCGATGCAGGCGTTTCGCGACTACTTCCACGACGCCTTCCTCGCCCCGCAACAGTTGTCGGCGCGCCGCTAG
- a CDS encoding LysR family transcriptional regulator has protein sequence MNKLELLRTFVRVTELSSFTGAGESLGLPRSTVSEHVQALEELLGARLLQRTTRKVQATQDGRVLYERSKDLLAHMEELEGLFRQDEAQLSGRIRVDMPNVMARELILPRLPEFMDAHPLIELEISSTDRQVDLLAEGFDCVLRVGAQPDQSVVARLLCSLPMINCASAAYLQRYGVPTTLADLAHHQLVHYVRPLGSRSAGFEYQQGNKVHRIPMAGRVTVNSTDAYRVACLGGFGITQVPALGIRELLASGELVAFLPDYPAPPLDVSLLYAGQRHLPLRVRVFMDWLAALLQGAL, from the coding sequence ATGAACAAACTTGAGCTGCTGCGCACCTTTGTGCGCGTCACCGAACTGTCGAGTTTTACCGGCGCGGGCGAGAGCCTTGGCCTGCCACGCTCCACCGTGTCCGAGCACGTGCAAGCGCTGGAAGAACTGCTTGGCGCGCGCCTGTTGCAGCGCACCACGCGCAAGGTGCAGGCGACCCAGGACGGGCGTGTGCTGTACGAACGCAGCAAGGATTTGCTGGCGCACATGGAGGAGCTGGAAGGGCTGTTTCGCCAGGACGAGGCGCAACTGAGCGGGCGCATCCGGGTGGACATGCCCAACGTAATGGCGCGGGAATTGATCCTGCCGCGCCTGCCCGAGTTCATGGACGCGCACCCGCTGATCGAGCTGGAAATCAGCAGCACCGACCGCCAGGTCGATCTGCTCGCCGAAGGTTTCGACTGCGTGCTGCGGGTGGGCGCGCAACCCGACCAGAGCGTGGTGGCGCGCCTGCTGTGCAGCCTGCCGATGATCAACTGCGCGAGTGCGGCCTACCTGCAACGTTACGGCGTGCCTACGACGCTGGCCGACCTTGCCCACCATCAACTGGTGCATTACGTACGGCCGTTGGGTTCACGCTCGGCAGGGTTTGAATACCAGCAAGGCAACAAGGTGCACCGCATCCCTATGGCCGGGCGAGTCACCGTGAACAGCACCGATGCGTACCGCGTGGCGTGCCTGGGTGGATTCGGCATTACCCAGGTGCCGGCTCTGGGCATTCGCGAGTTGCTGGCCAGCGGCGAGTTGGTGGCTTTTTTGCCCGACTACCCGGCGCCGCCGCTGGATGTGTCGCTGCTGTACGCCGGCCAACGGCATTTGCCGCTGCGGGTGCGGGTGTTTATGGATTGGCTGGCCGCGCTGTTGCAAGGCGCACTCTAG
- a CDS encoding SDR family NAD(P)-dependent oxidoreductase, with amino-acid sequence MTRKIALITGASRGLGKSAALHLAAQGVDIIGTYHSAAAEAHAVVEEIQALGGRAAMLQLDVSQSATFDDFVGEVASVLKDVFAQEHFNFLINNAGIGAHASFAETSEAQFDQLVAIQFKGPFFLTQKLLPLIRDGGRIVNISSGLARFSLPGYAAYAAMKGAMEVLTRYQAKELGARGITVNILAPGAIETDFGGGAVRDNAALNSMVANNTALGRAGLPDDIGGAIATLLADGSNWITGQRIEASGGMFL; translated from the coding sequence ATGACCCGTAAAATCGCATTGATCACCGGCGCCAGCCGCGGCCTGGGCAAAAGCGCGGCGCTGCACCTGGCGGCACAGGGCGTCGATATCATCGGCACTTACCACAGCGCCGCGGCCGAAGCCCATGCGGTGGTCGAGGAAATCCAGGCCTTGGGCGGCCGCGCCGCGATGCTGCAACTGGATGTGAGCCAGAGCGCCACCTTCGATGATTTTGTCGGCGAAGTCGCCAGCGTGCTCAAGGATGTATTCGCACAGGAGCACTTCAACTTTCTGATCAACAATGCCGGCATCGGCGCCCACGCCAGCTTTGCCGAAACCAGCGAAGCGCAGTTCGACCAGCTGGTGGCGATCCAATTCAAGGGCCCGTTTTTCCTCACGCAAAAACTGCTGCCGCTGATCCGCGATGGCGGGCGTATCGTCAATATTTCCAGCGGCCTGGCGCGGTTCAGCCTGCCGGGCTATGCGGCGTACGCAGCAATGAAGGGGGCGATGGAAGTGCTGACCCGCTATCAGGCCAAGGAACTGGGCGCGCGAGGGATCACCGTGAACATCCTCGCCCCCGGCGCCATCGAGACCGACTTCGGCGGCGGCGCCGTGCGTGACAATGCGGCCCTCAACAGCATGGTCGCCAACAACACGGCACTGGGGCGTGCCGGGTTGCCGGACGATATCGGCGGAGCCATTGCAACCTTGCTGGCCGATGGCAGCAACTGGATCACCGGTCAGCGCATTGAGGCTTCGGGCGGGATGTTTCTTTGA
- a CDS encoding multidrug/biocide efflux PACE transporter: MNPTKSISERVGQALGFEGLALLICTPLLVWITGRPALEMGAVTLGISLLALTWNIIFNSLFDRLKARLQLATNAWTRVLHALMFEGGLIIVCVPLIAAWLNISLMDAFILDIGVLLFFLPYTYVYHWAYDVLRDKLLAVKETSRPKPQCADR; the protein is encoded by the coding sequence ATGAACCCTACCAAGTCGATTTCTGAACGTGTTGGCCAAGCCCTTGGTTTTGAAGGCCTGGCCCTCTTGATCTGCACGCCGCTGCTGGTGTGGATCACCGGCCGGCCGGCGCTGGAGATGGGCGCGGTAACGCTGGGCATCAGCTTGCTGGCGCTGACCTGGAACATCATTTTCAACAGCCTGTTCGACCGCCTCAAGGCGCGCCTGCAACTGGCCACCAACGCCTGGACGCGGGTGCTGCATGCGCTGATGTTCGAAGGCGGGTTGATCATCGTGTGCGTGCCGCTGATTGCCGCGTGGCTGAACATCAGCCTGATGGACGCGTTTATCCTCGACATCGGTGTACTGCTGTTCTTCCTGCCGTACACCTATGTCTACCACTGGGCCTATGACGTGCTGCGCGACAAGCTCCTGGCGGTCAAAGAAACATCCCGCCCGAAGCCTCAATGCGCTGACCGGTGA
- a CDS encoding LysR family transcriptional regulator has protein sequence MASNEVLQAFVQAATQGSFSAAARKLGKSQSTVSAAVASLEIDLDLVLFDRSSRKPTLTAAGQVLLQRAEQVLEASSRLELAASQLSQGLEPKLTIAMSDTYQSDRFEVALSAFEQRYPDLELECLIAECEDLIALVQSGRAHVAFIEKQEVYPPDLTGAPVEERTEIALYVAPKHPLAKLQNIPADTLRQHRELRLASIINPNETRASGRVWSAPSYLMLMEMAQLGFGWAPLPRWLVERFDGGQLVELKARSWPRSVAVDALWSRHHPPGPAGSWLLGKMLE, from the coding sequence ATGGCGTCCAATGAAGTGCTGCAGGCGTTTGTGCAGGCCGCCACCCAGGGCTCGTTTTCGGCGGCGGCGCGCAAGCTGGGCAAGAGCCAGTCCACCGTCAGTGCCGCCGTCGCCAGCCTGGAAATTGACCTGGACCTGGTGCTGTTTGACCGCAGCAGCCGCAAACCCACCCTGACCGCCGCCGGGCAGGTGCTGCTGCAACGTGCCGAGCAGGTGCTGGAGGCCAGCAGTCGTCTGGAGCTGGCGGCGAGCCAGTTGTCCCAGGGCCTGGAACCGAAGCTGACGATTGCCATGTCGGACACCTACCAGTCCGACCGCTTCGAGGTCGCCCTCAGTGCGTTCGAACAACGCTACCCGGACCTTGAGCTGGAGTGCCTGATCGCCGAATGCGAAGACTTGATCGCCCTGGTGCAAAGTGGCCGGGCGCACGTGGCGTTTATCGAAAAGCAGGAGGTGTATCCGCCCGACCTGACTGGCGCGCCCGTGGAAGAACGCACGGAAATCGCCCTGTATGTCGCGCCCAAACACCCCTTGGCGAAGCTGCAAAACATCCCCGCCGACACCCTGCGCCAACACCGCGAACTGCGCCTGGCCAGCATCATCAATCCGAATGAAACCCGCGCCAGCGGGCGGGTGTGGTCGGCGCCGAGCTACCTGATGCTGATGGAGATGGCCCAGCTCGGATTTGGCTGGGCGCCGCTGCCGCGTTGGCTGGTGGAGCGCTTTGATGGCGGCCAGCTGGTGGAGCTGAAAGCCCGCAGTTGGCCGCGCTCGGTGGCGGTGGATGCGTTGTGGTCGCGGCATCACCCGCCGGGGCCGGCGGGGAGTTGGTTGCTGGGCAAGATGCTTGAATGA
- a CDS encoding SRPBCC family protein: MSSQPAEFELSISRVIDAPRSRVFRAWTEPALLQQWWGPHGMTTPECEMNLWVGGLFRTLMRAPDGSEYPTQGVFLEIVAPRRLVFTDAFTPGWIPSGKPFMTAEVTLQEVEGNMTLYTARAMHWSAEDKQAHEAMGFHDGWGQSLDRLVTLVTQGMND, translated from the coding sequence ATGTCCAGCCAACCTGCCGAATTTGAACTGTCCATCAGCCGCGTGATCGATGCGCCCCGCAGCCGGGTATTCCGCGCCTGGACCGAGCCGGCCCTGTTGCAACAGTGGTGGGGCCCCCACGGCATGACCACCCCCGAGTGCGAAATGAACCTGTGGGTCGGTGGCCTGTTTCGCACCCTGATGCGCGCGCCGGACGGCAGTGAGTATCCGACCCAGGGCGTGTTCCTGGAGATTGTCGCGCCACGCCGGCTGGTGTTTACCGATGCGTTTACGCCGGGGTGGATTCCTTCCGGCAAACCGTTCATGACGGCTGAAGTGACCTTGCAGGAGGTCGAGGGCAACATGACGCTCTACACCGCGCGGGCCATGCATTGGAGTGCCGAAGATAAGCAAGCCCATGAGGCGATGGGCTTTCATGATGGCTGGGGGCAGAGCCTGGATAGATTGGTGACGTTGGTCACTCAAGGCATGAACGATTGA
- a CDS encoding GNAT family N-acetyltransferase — METRLVPYETLSLVQKQQLDTLQVHPEQLAFSGDIYCALNSLLVNPHPNAIKGFALLADDQPVAFLLLKRPPCLPHWADEHSATLHAFQVDRGQQGRGFGKACLQALPAAALLVWPQIKGIELSVDADNVAAMGLYLAAGWVDDGEAYKGRIGYERRLRWDFAAQR, encoded by the coding sequence ATGGAAACCCGCCTCGTCCCCTATGAGACGCTGAGCCTTGTGCAAAAACAGCAGCTCGACACCCTGCAAGTGCACCCCGAACAACTGGCGTTCAGCGGCGATATCTACTGCGCGCTGAACAGCCTGCTGGTCAATCCCCACCCCAACGCGATCAAAGGCTTCGCCCTGCTCGCCGATGACCAGCCCGTGGCCTTCCTGCTGCTCAAACGCCCGCCCTGCCTGCCCCATTGGGCCGATGAACACAGCGCCACGCTGCATGCATTCCAGGTGGATCGCGGGCAACAAGGCCGGGGGTTTGGCAAGGCGTGTCTGCAGGCGCTGCCGGCTGCGGCGCTGTTGGTGTGGCCGCAGATCAAGGGGATCGAGTTGTCGGTGGACGCAGACAATGTGGCGGCGATGGGGCTGTATCTAGCGGCCGGTTGGGTCGACGACGGCGAAGCGTACAAGGGACGGATTGGCTATGAGCGCAGGTTGCGGTGGGATTTTGCGGCACAACGCTGA
- a CDS encoding GyrI-like domain-containing protein translates to MDQQTKQPLEPRMEAGKALVIAGVQGRYSKATVGDIPKLWELFDTCIKDIKKRVGGVTYGVCHNPSHGEFDYMAGVEVPSKSDVPGNFEVIEIPPLNYAVFPHYGPVQALEQTYERIMFEWLPHSGYKVMGADFERYSADFDVRKGTGTVEIWLPVGERG, encoded by the coding sequence ATGGATCAGCAGACAAAACAACCGTTAGAGCCACGCATGGAAGCCGGTAAAGCCCTGGTGATCGCCGGGGTGCAAGGGCGTTATTCGAAGGCCACTGTGGGCGATATTCCCAAGTTGTGGGAGTTGTTCGACACCTGCATCAAGGACATCAAGAAGCGCGTCGGCGGGGTGACGTATGGGGTATGCCATAACCCCAGTCACGGCGAATTCGATTACATGGCCGGGGTGGAAGTACCGAGCAAAAGCGACGTGCCGGGCAATTTTGAAGTCATCGAAATTCCACCGCTCAACTATGCGGTGTTCCCGCATTACGGCCCGGTGCAGGCGCTTGAACAAACGTACGAACGCATCATGTTCGAGTGGTTGCCGCACTCGGGCTACAAGGTCATGGGGGCGGATTTCGAGCGCTACAGCGCCGATTTTGACGTGCGCAAGGGCACCGGCACGGTGGAAATCTGGCTGCCGGTGGGCGAACGCGGCTGA
- the alaC gene encoding alanine transaminase produces the protein MADQGSPRRFARIDRLPPYVFNITAELKMAARRRGEDIIDLSMGNPDGPTPPHIVEKLVQVAQREDTHGYSTSKGIPRLRRAISRWYKDRYEVDIDPESEAIVTIGSKEGLAHLMLATLDQGDTVLVPNPSYPIHIYGAVIAGAQVRSVPLIPGVDFFAELERAIRGSIPKPKMMILGFPSNPTAQCVELDFFERVIALAKQYDVLVIHDLAYADIVYDGWKAPSIMQVPGAKDIAVEFFTLSKSYNMAGWRIGFMVGNPELVNALARIKSYHDYGTFTPLQVAAIAALEGDQQCVKDIAEQYRQRRNVLVKGLHELGWMVENPKASMYVWAKIPEAYAAMGSLEFAKKLLLEAKVCVSPGIGFGEYGDDHVRFALIENQDRIRQAVRGIRGMFRADGLVTKA, from the coding sequence ATGGCAGACCAAGGTTCGCCGCGCCGCTTTGCGCGCATAGATCGACTCCCCCCTTACGTTTTCAATATCACCGCCGAGCTGAAGATGGCTGCGCGTCGGCGCGGCGAAGACATCATCGACTTGAGCATGGGCAACCCTGACGGCCCCACGCCGCCGCACATTGTCGAGAAACTCGTGCAAGTGGCCCAGCGTGAAGACACCCACGGCTACTCCACGTCCAAAGGCATTCCGCGTCTGCGCCGGGCGATTTCGCGCTGGTACAAGGACCGCTACGAAGTGGACATCGACCCCGAGTCGGAAGCCATCGTGACCATCGGTTCCAAGGAAGGCCTGGCGCACTTGATGCTGGCCACCCTGGACCAGGGCGACACCGTGCTGGTGCCCAACCCGAGCTACCCGATCCACATCTACGGCGCCGTGATTGCCGGCGCCCAGGTGCGGTCAGTGCCGCTGATTCCCGGCGTGGATTTCTTCGCCGAACTGGAACGGGCGATTCGCGGCTCGATCCCCAAGCCGAAGATGATGATCCTCGGCTTCCCGTCCAACCCCACCGCGCAGTGCGTGGAGCTGGACTTCTTCGAACGCGTGATCGCGCTGGCCAAGCAGTACGACGTGCTGGTGATCCACGACCTGGCCTACGCCGACATCGTCTACGACGGCTGGAAAGCCCCGTCGATCATGCAGGTGCCGGGCGCCAAGGACATTGCGGTGGAGTTTTTCACCCTGTCCAAGAGCTACAACATGGCCGGCTGGCGCATCGGTTTCATGGTGGGCAACCCGGAACTGGTCAACGCCCTGGCGCGCATCAAGAGCTACCACGACTACGGCACGTTCACGCCGCTGCAAGTGGCGGCGATTGCTGCGCTGGAAGGCGACCAACAGTGCGTGAAGGACATTGCCGAGCAGTATCGCCAACGCCGCAACGTGCTGGTCAAGGGCCTGCATGAGCTGGGCTGGATGGTGGAGAATCCGAAGGCGTCGATGTACGTCTGGGCGAAGATTCCCGAGGCGTATGCCGCCATGGGTTCGCTGGAGTTTGCCAAGAAGCTGCTGCTGGAGGCGAAGGTGTGCGTGTCGCCGGGGATTGGGTTTGGTGAGTATGGCGACGATCATGTGCGCTTTGCGCTGATCGAGAACCAGGACCGGATCCGGCAGGCGGTGCGGGGGATTCGCGGGATGTTCAGGGCGGATGGCCTGGTTACCAAGGCCTGA
- a CDS encoding GntP family permease, which produces MFGMSHESYLLLDAVVTIIGLIVLITKFKVHPFIALIIAAGFLGLTSGMPVDKIIKAFQDGFGGVLGFVGIILALGTMLGKMMAESGGADQIAQTLIRAFGKEKVQWAMMFAAFLVGIPLFFEIGFVLLIPLVFIVARRTGVSLIKIGIPLLAGLSAVHGLVPPHPGPLLAIGVFGADIGKTILYGLIVALPTAIIAGPIFGTFIAKYIPGNPSQELVDQLARESEHKNLPSFSITLITVLLPVFLMLLKTFADIGLPDGHIVRNWMDMIGHPISALLLALLLSLYTFGHRQGIHSKQILKLLDASLAPTAAIILIIGAGGGFKQMLVTSGVGDVIGHMAVNAQINPILLAWLVAAVIRVATGSATVATITGAGIVVPVVGMIPGVNRELLVLATGAGSLILSHVNDAGFWLVKQYFNMTVAETFKTWTAMETILSVVALIFIMLLSLVV; this is translated from the coding sequence ATGTTTGGCATGTCCCACGAGTCTTACCTGCTGCTAGATGCAGTGGTCACTATCATCGGGTTGATCGTTCTGATCACCAAGTTCAAGGTGCACCCGTTCATTGCACTGATCATCGCGGCCGGCTTCCTCGGCCTGACCTCGGGCATGCCCGTGGACAAGATCATCAAGGCGTTCCAGGACGGCTTCGGCGGGGTGCTCGGCTTTGTCGGCATCATCCTCGCGCTGGGTACGATGCTCGGCAAGATGATGGCCGAATCCGGCGGTGCCGATCAGATCGCCCAGACCCTGATCCGCGCCTTCGGCAAGGAAAAGGTCCAGTGGGCCATGATGTTCGCCGCGTTCCTGGTGGGCATCCCGCTGTTCTTCGAGATCGGTTTTGTGTTGCTGATCCCGCTGGTGTTCATCGTCGCGCGCCGCACCGGCGTGTCGCTGATCAAGATCGGCATCCCGCTGCTCGCCGGCCTGTCGGCGGTGCACGGCCTGGTGCCACCGCACCCGGGCCCGCTGCTGGCCATCGGCGTGTTTGGCGCGGACATCGGCAAGACCATCCTGTACGGCCTGATCGTCGCGCTGCCGACGGCCATCATCGCCGGCCCGATCTTTGGTACGTTCATCGCCAAATACATCCCGGGCAACCCGTCCCAGGAACTGGTGGACCAACTGGCCCGCGAGTCGGAACACAAAAACCTGCCAAGCTTCAGCATCACCCTGATCACCGTGCTGCTGCCGGTGTTCCTGATGCTGCTGAAAACCTTCGCGGACATCGGCTTGCCTGACGGCCACATCGTGCGCAACTGGATGGACATGATCGGTCACCCGATCTCCGCGCTGTTGCTGGCGTTGCTGCTGTCGCTGTACACCTTTGGCCATCGCCAGGGCATCCACTCCAAGCAAATCCTCAAGTTGCTCGACGCCAGCCTTGCGCCGACCGCCGCGATCATCCTGATCATCGGTGCCGGTGGTGGCTTCAAGCAGATGCTGGTGACCAGCGGCGTGGGCGATGTGATCGGCCACATGGCAGTGAACGCGCAGATCAACCCGATCCTGCTGGCGTGGCTGGTGGCGGCGGTGATTCGTGTGGCCACCGGTTCGGCGACCGTGGCAACCATTACGGGCGCGGGCATTGTGGTGCCGGTGGTGGGGATGATTCCGGGGGTTAACCGTGAGCTGCTGGTGTTGGCGACGGGGGCGGGCTCGTTGATCCTGTCGCACGTCAACGATGCGGGGTTCTGGCTGGTGAAGCAGTACTTCAACATGACCGTGGCGGAGACGTTCAAGACGTGGACGGCGATGGAGACGATTCTGTCCGTCGTGGCGCTGATCTTCATCATGTTGCTGTCGCTGGTGGTGTAA